From a single Larimichthys crocea isolate SSNF chromosome XIII, L_crocea_2.0, whole genome shotgun sequence genomic region:
- the LOC104928070 gene encoding free fatty acid receptor 3, with protein sequence MVNQRKRYLYASMAETEDMQLKDCIALFVYTFTFLLGLPANLLVLFVYVRKASKHGATPNVVYALNLCLANLVLVAWMPIKAMETLLQDWKLPAPICLIYSFFLFSSVYGSCLFITAVTVGRYLSIAFPIIYKRYRRARLSCFISVALWAVVLIHLSFALVAEGGANFVSVKGDISVCYDHFNASQLAVLLPLRLEMAIVLFIVPLIVTSFCTLRCVTLVWHSNLRPIGKKRVLTVALTTLAVFVVCYAPYNASHIVGFALKENIDWRTYAMLTSSCNVFLEPVVMLMLSPAVSRGVMGRMCGRQSQFSHIEGFRHRCNSAKGAANVKGPPTLSEKSQAGAEVTKESQE encoded by the coding sequence ATGGTAAATCAGAGGAAGCGCTACCTTTATGCATCCATGGCCGAAACTGAAGATATGCAACTAAAGGATTGTATCGCCCTCTTTGTCTACACCTTCACCTTTCTGCTGGGCCTTCCTGCCAACCTGCTGGTCCTATTTGTGTATGTCCGCAAGGCCTCCAAGCATGGTGCCACACCCAATGTGGTCTACGCCCTCAACCTTTGCCTGGCCAACCTGGTGCTTGTGGCCTGGATGCCCATCAAGGCGATGGAGACTTTGCTTCAGGACTGGAAGTTGCCAGCACCCATCTGCCTCATCTacagcttcttcctcttctcctctgtgtaCGGCAGCTGTCTGTTCATCACCGCTGTGACAGTGGGTCGTTACCTCAGCATCGCATTCCCAATTATCTACAAGAGATACCGCCGTGCTCGACTCTCTTGCTTCATCAGTGTTGCCCTGTGGGCTGTGGTGCTCATCCACCTCAGTTTTGCTCTGGTGGCCGAAGGAGGGGCTAACTTTGTCTCCGTTAAGGGTGACATCTCAGTCTGCTACGACCACTTCAACGCCTCCCAGCTGGCTGTCCTGCTGCCTCTACGCCTGGAGATGGCCATTGTGTTGTTTATCGTGCCTCTTATAGTGACGTCTTTTTGCACGTTGCGCTGCGTTACCCTGGTGTGGCACTCAAATTTGCGTCCTATTGGAAAGAAAAGAGTCTTGACTGTTGCACTTACGACACTGGCAGTGTTTGTGGTGTGCTATGCACCGTACAACGCCTCGCACATTGTAGGGTTTGCGTTGAAGGAAAATATAGACTGGAGGACATACGCTATGTTGACAAGCTCCTGTAATGTTTTCCTGGAGCCTGTGGTCATGCTGATGCTGTCGCCAGCAGTGTCCAGGGGAGTCATGGGAAGAATGTGCGGACGGCAAAGCCAGTTCAGTCACATTGAAGGGTTTCGGCATCGATGTAACAGTGCTAAAGGTGCTGCAAATGTCAAGGGACCACCAACACTATCTGAGAAGAGCCAGGCAGGGGCCGAGGTGACTAAAGAAAGTCAGGAGTGA
- the LOC104928069 gene encoding free fatty acid receptor 3 yields the protein MQCHLLLSIYIVTFLMGVPANILAFCTFCRKVHRKPAPIDILLLNLTISDLIFLAFLPFKMKEASDDMDWLLPYPLCPFTGFMFYVTIYNSTLLLTAVSVERYLGVAYPLRYSLCRRPRYAVWASIIFWVVTSLNLSVVYIIPYAQWSKGADSNSNNGSTANSPARPPPTCYLDFTKDELKILLPVRLELFLVLFCVPFVISTFCYVNFIRILSRLPNIGRRRRLRAIGLALGTLIVFAVCFGPYNVSHVVGYIRQESEEWRNVALLSSTFNACLDPFIFYFSSAAVRSMLNHCFKNIMAKLHILRCGGAPHSPHQRPTKAAEKYKETALP from the coding sequence ATGCAGTGTCACCTGTTGCTTTCCATCTACATCGTCACCTTTCTGATGGGGGTCCCCGCCAACATCCTGGCATTCTGCACCTTCTGCCGCAAGGTGCATCGCAAGCCGGCCCCGATAgacatcctcctcctcaacctCACCATCTCCGACCTCATCTTCTTGGCTTTCCTGCCATTTAAGATGAAGGAGGCCTCTGATGACATGGACTGGCTGCTGCCCTACCCTCTGTGTCCCTTCACTGGTTTTATGTTCTACGTCACCATCTACAACAGCACCTTGCTCCTCACTGCTGTGAGCGTGGAGCGCTACCTGGGGGTCGCCTACCCCCTCAGGTACTCGCTGTGTCGCAGGCCTCGCTACGCCGTGTGGGCCAGTATCATTTTCTGGGTGGTGACCTCTCTGAACCTCAGCGTCGTCTACATCATTCCCTACGCCCAGTGGAGCAAAGGTGctgacagtaacagtaacaatgGCAGCACCGCCAACAGCCCTGCACGGCCTCCACCCACCTGCTACCTGGATTTCACCAAGGACGAGCTCAAAATCTTGCTGCCAGTCCGCCTGGAGctcttcctcgtcctcttctGCGTCCCCTTTGTGATCTCTACCTTCTGCTACGTCAACTTCATCCGCATCCTGTCCCGTCTTCCAAACATCGGCAGGCGACGGAGGCTGCGTGCCATTGGTCTGGCGCTCGGCACGCTGATTGtatttgctgtctgttttgggcCTTACAATGTGTCCCACGTGGTGGGGTATATTCGTCAGGAGAGTGAGGAGTGGAGGAACGTGGCGTTGCTCTCCAGCACCTTCAACGCATGCCTAGATCCGTTTATCTTCTACTTTTCCTCAGCGGCTGTCAGAAGCATGTTAAACCACTGCTTCAAGAACATCATGGCAAAGCTGCACATCCTGAGATGTGGAGGAGCTCCTCACAGTCCTCACCAGAGACCCACTAAGGCAGCTGAGAAATACAAGGAAACTGCCCTTCCTTGA